agagcttctacagtgcaacaggattacagagacaggacaaaaaactgaaaataaatatatataaaaaaatagaagtaagtagtgagtgcaaaaatacaaattgacaagtgtatgtacgtgtttattactatatacaacattatatgttcagctgttatgtgcaaattggcatgtaaagtgtgtggttaaataagtgtatatgtgtataaaagtgtatggcaagtagtgatgtttgttccacaataattatgatcaagtgttcatgagaaggagggaagaaactgtttgtagcgtcgaccagaaggtaaaagttcaaagaggcagtgtgctgggtgtgggGGGTCCAgaatgattttggcagcccttttgctcacaagtacagttcttggggagtggGAAgtgttgtaccagtgattcgctcagcagtccaaactatAATGAAAGATAATGTGTCGGTacgggattcatcagaataaacagcaaaaatcaatccaaagaactaaaaaaaaagtggaaaaaatattaaaaagccttaatTGACATGGGTATTTCTTAAAACTGCCTACGCATTTCGGAATGAGGATGACAGTGTTTGCCGAAATGCGTAGGTGCAGTTTTAAGGaacagccatgtcaataaaggctttttaatattttttccacatttttcgagtgccttggactgatttttgctgtttatttcctgagtgatgtttaacagaacaaggaatttttctaaatatttcattaaatattttttcttctggagaaagtctatgtgtttttacttatttgttttaatatgttatattgtatacatttataaatgtgttgaaaaagtatatataatacacagttttgaaacaagtcattggtgggtaaatgatgacatatatttatttatgattatttgatTATAATTCAGTGGCATCCATCTGCACAATGATTATTAGAAAATATGCatctttgcaatattttaaagacTACTGCATCATATTGAAGACAAGAAGCCTCTaaaacaggggtctcaaactcaaaatgGCCGTTTTAACATACTAGCACACAAAAAAGGTGGAAACCTGATATAATTGATGCAATCAGACTATCTTTCCCAGAGTATCACagctccttctttttgtttcttgttgtagcCTACacattgaaggggtagtttaaattgttatgaaaatactacaatttaataataggcataataataataattattatgccccaatcaattgttgcttaaccaaaagtttaacagatagagTAAGACAACAGAAGGCAGATTGGGTAACTTTATTGACTTTTCTGGCAATTGTTCTtcacaaaatcatttttttttgtaaaacaaagtGGGGGAAAGTATGTAGgctatatattcacatttactttaacatgttcaatttagccagcagtaaaattttactaatgcacattttttttatacaatttttattatgcatatgaggaaaatccaTTAATGAGATCATTttaatcgaatattagcaaaattatcatatttacacAACCAGgataacgtgtaagccatgaagaggtgtttgtacaacaaaatacaggtgagAAAAAACGATTAAAactcaaatgacccttgaatatttacaaaaatttagctgtagtaaaaatagagcacttatggacatttcaagagttcacacttagctgatgattgattataaagcttgtttggcatactgtcccatgagagagccctgagctcataagatcctcgagcctggggctccctcccgtttgcaaggcgagaggggagtttgagctcaggtagatctcgagaactcccctgctgtaatagctaatgaacagatagtgattgctcttaagaaatAACTACTTACTGGGTGCATGTCCACGGTGCCGATTTGTAtttgtcaattaacttaagttgcatgttttttggatggtgggaggaaaccggggaacccgggggaaacccacatgagaatGTGTAACCTCCGCACAGAAAtttcggctggcttggtaaggactagaaccagtgacattcttgctgtgaggcaacagtgctaccttGGGccaccactgggccaccgtgtcacccatctaggaatggaggaggagtaggggtggaagggaagattcttcaaaatgaagatatggaacttagggtatttatagtggcttaggaatcgtctgattggtgaatcataaattggataatgtgggaccagccgcaagcaattataagcacgtgatcctctcgaaattagtttataaataaacttcacatatttcaacatttaaatcagccacagaaataatctgcatgtgctcTCAACCGTACACTGAGAGAAATCGAAAATAACCCGAATATATAATGCAGTACCTTAAATGTCAGGTAGATGGGGGTTCAATCCACAAGtgtatatgcgactgcacaataatgatagtgattcaaaaatattatattttttgggctgaatcttgttatatttttaacGTCAGTTGCGGGCCGGAGAAAGGAGGAGGGGGCCGCAAATGGCCTGTGGGCCGGCATTTTGGGACCCCTTCTTTAAATTATGAAATGCGATGGAAACTTTGCTGAAAGTTTTACCCTACAAATGCTTTTATACAGTATGCTTTCAGTCATGTGTTTGATAATTCATGTTTGGCCATTCGGGCTGTGAATTCATGGTCATGATAATATTCTCATTTAGGAATTTCGAAAATCTGACTGAACAGAAGTGTCTACATAGGTGACTCAAAAGTCAAAATATACAGACATTTACAAGTAACACAATGCATTCAAAAACATAGGCCTAATTGGTTTAGCTACTTGGGATCAGTAGAAAAGCTGTGATCACTATAATTGATACATAATTAAGATGGCTCATATTCTGATGACACAAAACTAggactaaaaaaataaacaacctgAAGTGCATATCATAAACGGAGGACATCACCAAATCTTCATTTCACACTGAAGATCTTTTATAACCTGGCATCCGTCCAGGTGTTTACTTTGGAAATGTCTTTTTTATGAATACACCGTAGACCTCCGCTAGCCTCAATTTCTCTCCAGCAATAGGCTCAGATTGCGCCAGCAGGATTCTATGGGTGATTTTAGGTGAAGGCCACAGAGATTTGCATGCAGAGCTAGTAAGTAGACTAGATGACGTGTAAGGCATCACGATCTGCCTGGGGGTTTGCTGCAGCAATGCCTCTTGAACCTTCATGCCCatctaacatttttaaaaggaacTTGGGTCATTGCCCTCTCGCCGCAGACCTTATTTCTAAACCAACCAGCCTTCTGCCCTATCATTGATGCTCTTTGCCTTTAGACAGACGTGCTCCTGGAATAGACCACTTAGAAGTGTTCAGAGGCAGATGTCAAGTTCATTAGTGCCTGTTTTTTGGCGCAAACCATCCTGCCACTCAAGCAGACTGGCCTTATAAAATTGAGACACTTGGGGATCACTTATGGAGAGTTTTCTGTGTGCGCTGAAGCTAATCGCTATTTCTGactttgttcttttcttttggcAGCGCAGTCCAAGTGCCAACATGAGAGGTGAGAGGTGCTGGACGAGGCTCTGAGAGACGGCATGTGGCTGGGAAAGTGTTGCGCATTAAAAATACAGGTCCCCACAAGAGCTTTCTGGTCTCAGCCAGTGCCATAAATCGATAGCTGAGAACTCCGGTTTCTTCATCAAGATATTTCTACTGGGGTACAAACAGAATGAGATTCTTGAGCACTTGCTGACCAGAATCTGCACTCCAGAGAATACTATTTTTGTGGATGTCTGAAGTCTTTTTCGCACTGCGGCTCTGAAAAACATTGGCAGactaaaagaatatatttatatatagctgaTAATACTGATAAGTCTTTCAGCTGCCTGTCAAGGATCCTTTTTTAACGCTTACGCTGACACTTTTTTCACTTCAGAGACTATTCCTATCAGCTTTGGTCTGTCTAAATCATAGCTATTTTTATTCCACTACATATTTAGATAAAAAGTCTCCCACTACAGAACCATTTGTGTCTTCTTGTCTGAATAGTTGAGAGCAGAAGGGAGGTTCACGCTTAACATTTTCCCATTTTCACAACCTGTCTAAAGTCTGGTGCTAATCATGGTTTTTCATCACCAGTACTGACTTCCATCTTTTTTTCATGCAAAGTGAAATACATTAGCATATTTATGGGCTGAGATATATCAAATTGTGTACAGTGTGCTACATGGATCTTGCATTCAGTCATCAAACGAAGGAACAAATATCTTGCGACGTGAAGAAAATGGAATATTCAAGAGCTCTGCGCACTTAAAGACGTGACATAAGGCAGAACCTGTTATGTGATGGAGGAGAATATGAGTTAGATTAACTTCTTTATGCTTGAATCTGTGTGTAATTagccaaaaaaatattaatttgtgttatTGCTTTTATATAAATGACACATTCGTAAGAACACTATTATTGGCCAGATCAGCCAGGAAGCATCAGTTGATGTCAAATCTCGCAAAATGGAGAATTTGGATGAACTAGAACATCCATTGTTGGCTGACAGCCCTAAAAACTCAAGCGAAACAGGCCCCAATAGCGGTGGACTGTTAAAGGGCATATTGGTGAGAAACGAGGAAGACAAAAGACTGCCCCCGCTGGACTGGAGGAATTATTGCAGTTCTACAGATATTCAACAGCAGCAGCTACTGGATCCATGTTCGCTGTCCAGCACACTAGAGAGTTTTTATCCTCCTACAACCATCTGGGCCGCTGCTGACTCTCTAGGCATCCACAGTAAGGACTATCTGGAAACCACTTTTGTGGACATTGGCCCTGGTTCACCACTGGAAAGGAAATTACTGGCAGAGACGAGAGATGTCCATAGTGTATCCTACAGCATAGATGATGGGGATGACCTCTTGCCAGACTTTGAGGTAAGGATTTTCATCCAGAAtaaattaagttgttttttttttcgctaTTCTTGCAGCTTTGCTCCTGTTTACTTATAAAAGGGCTTTTAACATGCATATTTAGGCAAATAATCATTTAATCAAAACTGATTGATGAGATATATATTCAATTAAGAGACACTTCCCCGCTCTTGACAAGAATGCTCAAGTGCATCTCTGCCAGTAATCTTAACATTTTCTTCTGTTATTTTGTCTAAAGAAATTCTGGTGAAACATATCTGCATTTAGGTGATAaaacttgaaaacaaaaaaatgtttttttcatagcAGCAAATTTAGGtttaaattatcaaaaaaaaaatactggctGGAAAAGAGTTTAAAATAGAGTTATTGATAATAAAGTATTATCTGATTATATAATTTTTCATACAGTTAACCATGCTTCAACTTCATTTATAGCATAAAATCAAGTTATACAACGTTCTTGTATAGCTTTATTATTAACttgtattatatacagtatacgtagaaatgtttgtttatttatttatttatttgattaattttcctTGCACTAACAAATGTGATTTTGTAATTAGTCTTTTGCACTGATTGTTGCACTGACTAGGGCTAAAAAGGTAAACAGATACAGTCAGATGAAAATAGTTACAACACCCTATTCAATTTCAAGATTCaggacataataaataaaaagaacatttttctacACAGCACTCGCCATTTCAGTCAGGATGAAGCTTTGACTGACTGGACTATTgcactattaaaatgttttttttttttttaaataaaaactgcttttattctagccgaaataaaacgaataaaactttctccagaagaaaaaatattatcagacgtactgtgaaaatttccttgctctgttaaacatcatttgggaaatatttaaaaaagaaaaaaaaaatccaaagggaggctaataattattacatcaactgtgtgtgtgagtgtgtgtatgtgtgtgtgtgtgtgtgtatatatatatatatatatatatatatatatatatatatatatatatatatatatatatatatatatatatatatatatatatatatatatatatatatatatatatatacagtaaagtaAGTATTCAACACCATCATTTTTCTacctatttctaaaggtgctgttgacttgaaatttcaccagatgttggtaacaaccaaagaaatacaaacatgaaaaagaaaatctaattacattacaaattaagCTATGTGTTATAAAATGAATTGACACAGGTAAAAATATTGAACACCTGTaagaaggcagtgaaagcccagacagcagctgaaatctctcagtagttattcagcaaccctctgctttTTGTCATTGTAAAAGAATATTTGCTGCTTATGtttaacatctacattatcaggaggaTGATAAAACcatggtggacatttcagcaagacaatgatccaaaacacagccaaggaaatgctttcagagaaagaaaatcaagctgcacAATGTCTcacccaatcacctgacttgaatccagtaAAAAATACGAAATAAAGATCAGATTCGATAGactacagaaccatcaagatttttacactctgctgaagtctgaaAAACTCAcccctgagcaatgcatgtgactttttTTATGTGCTGATTATGAAATGATGTCCTAACTTattcaaatgaatgaattctatttgttgttatttgtttctGAAAGCACAAAAATGCGAGATGGCctaaaatatagaataaatattttcctggaaactgtaaaaaaatctattatatgtatatacacaaacaaTATTGTGACAACAATATTATTCTTTTTACTGCATTTATGGTCTAATGAATACAGAATTTGTTTATACACAACTGGATTTATTCTTAGCTCTATAACCCCATAACATTTGAAAAGACATGTATCTAAAGCATTTTCATCCAGTTGATTTCCTGTCAATTTGGACTTGCCAAAAATGCCACCAGCAGTGACTGTttgtttgattttccttttttttttttctcctttcttcCTTGTTGTTATATTTGAACCCTGAAAGCAGAAAGAACTGAGGTATTGCCAAGTCGCTCTCTGTTAACTGGCAACGCAGTTGTTCATTCACAGTCCAAAATCCTCATAGCTTCCCACactggaaaaataaaaaatcacctaGCCATTAAGTCCAGCATTTCCTCTAATGCTCTGTATATTGCATGGAATTCAAATGCAGGACTGTCAGCGATAGGTGAATGAGCTTTTAAATTGAAAAATCAAAAGGCATGAATAGCAAGAGGATGTGGAGCGCAGGACGCTGGCCTTCAAACCCAGCATGATTATTGAAAGCTCTGTGTCCACTGGTGTGTGAATAATAATGCCACTACGCTGATGAGCTCCATGCCAACTTCCATTTCATACACCAGCAAACAAGATCTAGCTCGGGGAAAAAAAGCAAAAAGATTCCGATTACAGATTCAGCCTACCCTCTAATCATTTTGATCGATGGCTTTAAAAAGGTGGTTCTTTATACCCGTGACAGCCAAGAATGCTTCAACGTATCTGAGCATTTGTGTCTGTCAAAAAGTCTGACACAATTTATTTGCACCACCTCATGCAGCTCAAAAAACACTTAGCATTCTGCACCTGAACACAAAAGCATTCCTCTGAAAAACAAAGCGGACTGATTTTACAGCATACTGTTGTGTAGGGTGTActtgtacagtatgtttgtgtaATAGAGAACAAAATGAAAGGTATGGGTGGATAAGAGCCTAAAAATGTTGCGTTTACCTTGCAACCATATGAAACAAGGGGGAAAAAATAACACTTTAATATACATAGAGCTTGCTATCATTTGGTTTTGAATTTATCATGTATGTCACCCGTCTCATAAgaaagttatttatatattgttagaAATGTATGTTCACATTCATAAAaacgtatgattttaaaaaggaagtgtgaccccaaaccccacccctaaacccaaacatcactgGGGCATGAGCAAATCAAACTAAAATGCATGAAAGGATATCCCGGACAATTTTCAAATGCAATTGCAAATAGGATGAAGGAAAGAAAAGAGAACGTGCAGTGACTGCcgcattttaaatgaaaaagaatagTCCatttgtctttcatttatttttgaaattgtAATCATGTTGTACAATTTTGGAAAAAGAGACTGTAATTTTCAAAACATGTCAACTGTGAGTGACGTCACTTCCGAATACAAACACGCCCAATAAAGTAGATTTCACTCCTGTCGTTTGATTGACAGATTTCAGTGTAGACATCGGAAAGTTCACATATTGAAAATGCAATTTCAATTAGGATTTGCAACTGCATTTAAATATTGTCTAGGATATCCTTCCATAAAAATCTATGAATAAGATCATACATATTCATATGAAGTAGCcactaaaacaaaaaatgaaatccTTATATATCCAATTTTATCCTTAGAGTttttagaagttttttttttaaatggatgtgtatatacatgtacagttgaagtcagaagccttttgcccccctttgactttttttattttttaaatatttcccaaatgatgtttaacagtttatttttcacagtatgtctgatgatcgtttttttttttctggagaaagtcttatttgttttatttatcatttcatgctgaattttatatatatatatatatatatatatatatatatatatatatatatatatatatatatatatatatatatatatatatatatatatatatatatatatatatatatatatatatatatatatatattattttaactcatatttaactcaatattgtaatttgTTCTGTCTAGCATTAGTtatccatgctgctgttgtaTTGGAATTGAATTGGAGTGTCGCCTCTTTGTCCCTCGTGGGCTGAATGGATGTGGTAAAGTAggtatttcattaaaaaatattggGAAAGGGTTTTAGAacagttattacaacctaacagactccttctgctcaccatttctgtttgttgtcaaaactgacagttggagcagcgTTAGCCACACCCATCACCTCACAATCAGGCAATCTgataaattaactgaaaacaaacaggaagtgcattttcagatttcaattaaagactAGAAGGGCAaaagtatatttttttgtttttaatgacatgtacagatgaattattcaccacaaaactaactatatgagctaacaaaatcatatggtaaTTTTGATTTCTTGAGGACTTTAATATCCCACAAAAGGTTTGAAGTTTTTCTTATCAACACTTTTTTGTTAGATATTTTCATTTTActtgaaaaacaaatgtaaaaatcattttaaaagtacattttggtAGCTTACTTGATGTATTTAGAAGGCTAAAATGACAGACAGAGTGGGATGTGGGAGTATAGCTCACCTAAAAGAGGTCTAGAAATACCCCTGCATGCCTCTTACCTTATGAAAGTGCATTGGACCATCTTAAACTACCCAACACATAAAAAACAATGGTGATGTTCAGTTTGTATGGCTTTGTGTACAATCAAAAAACCATAGAGCTAAAAAGGTCTTTTTAGCAAAATACAGCACAATGGAACACAACCCTTGTACCCCAGAGCTTATTGTACTATTGTGTTTT
The window above is part of the Danio aesculapii chromosome 18, fDanAes4.1, whole genome shotgun sequence genome. Proteins encoded here:
- the tmem91 gene encoding transmembrane protein 91; this translates as MENLDELEHPLLADSPKNSSETGPNSGGLLKGILVRNEEDKRLPPLDWRNYCSSTDIQQQQLLDPCSLSSTLESFYPPTTIWAAADSLGIHSKDYLETTFVDIGPGSPLERKLLAETRDVHSVSYSIDDGDDLLPDFEDSSSDDFSDTDSESNFPIMIPQDYLGLAFFSMLCCFWPLGIAAFYLSQKTNKASAQGDFQGASAASRQALWLSILSIVFGIITYICAIAALISYLSGKPP